GAGGCCGAGAAAGAAAAGAACCGGGACCAGCACTATCAAATAGATGAGATAGTGCTCATGCTTGAGATGCATATAATTGCGCAGCACGAGTCCCGCTTTGACGGCGGCTACGCCAAAGATCAGCCCGACTGCGACTACGCGCGGGATCGGCAGGCCGAAGATCGACAAGCCGACAACCAGCAGCACCACCAGCCATATCCAGATAAAGAAGTAGAGCCCGTTCTGATTGTGCGGCATCGCCGCGTCATGGGTTGTATCAGTCATTGACACTACCTCAGGTCAGATAGAGAAGCGGGAACAGGAAGATCCAGACCACATCGACGAAATGCCAGTAGAGCCCGGCGAATTCGAGGCGGCGTTCGAGGAAATCCCACGGCGCCTTGCGCAGCGCAGCGATCAGCAGCAAGCCATTAACGACGAGGCCGCCGAACATGTGCAGGGCGTGAAGTCCCGTCATCCCGAAATAGAATGACCAGAATAGGCTGGTGCTCGGCACGAAGCCTTCATGAATCTCGCTCGAATACTCATATGACTTTATTCCGAGGAACGTGAGCCCGAGCGCGATCGTGAGAAAGAGGCAGAGGCGAGTGCGCGCCAGGTTATGCGCACGCGCATAGCCAAGCGCCAAAATCATCGTAAGGCTCGAGGTCACGAGCACTAGAGTGTTGATGGCGCCCAGCTTCC
This Candidatus Binataceae bacterium DNA region includes the following protein-coding sequences:
- a CDS encoding cytochrome C oxidase subunit IV family protein produces the protein MTDTTHDAAMPHNQNGLYFFIWIWLVVLLVVGLSIFGLPIPRVVAVGLIFGVAAVKAGLVLRNYMHLKHEHYLIYLIVLVPVLFFLGLALTLIPDIVFRHGM
- a CDS encoding cytochrome c oxidase subunit 3, translated to MAAGAHVLIPEHDDTIRQIPPGKIAIWWFLGSEIMVFGGLITAFVLFSFASHGAFAESAKHVHWKLGAINTLVLVTSSLTMILALGYARAHNLARTRLCLFLTIALGLTFLGIKSYEYSSEIHEGFVPSTSLFWSFYFGMTGLHALHMFGGLVVNGLLLIAALRKAPWDFLERRLEFAGLYWHFVDVVWIFLFPLLYLT